The following proteins are encoded in a genomic region of Astatotilapia calliptera chromosome 22, fAstCal1.2, whole genome shotgun sequence:
- the LOC113015192 gene encoding fMet-Leu-Phe receptor-like has translation MFPNTSLPTHTLKSSKDDQAVDIDAIMDNVSIILYTLTVVLGITGNSVVIWVAGFKLKPKVTNVWLVNLAIADLIFCFTRVFSLTKKLFFEHWPFGLFVCKFNGFFKYANMFCSVFLLAVISLDRVLCIWQPIFTKRRRTMWVARMVAVCVWIAAILFSIPYFIHRQVYLGKKNLSKCSVDPKEKAEGYNSTKAALYSIRFLCGFIFPFMVILVCYILAAVGIRRTRLSGKSRPLRILASLVIAFFLCWAPYHCLLLVKMVDNKNAVVKIWYPVAKGVAYFNSCVNPLLYFCMGLDVRGRFRQSLMGVYKRALADDVDGQTTHSNDRSLDETSVSKHSTLIAEGSGLTAMGVAKV, from the exons ATGTTTCCAAATACTTCTCTGCCCACCCACACACTCAAGTCTTCTAAGGATGACCAGGCGGTGGACATTGATGCCATCATGGACAATGTCAGCATCATCCTGTACACACTGACTGTTGTACTCGGCATCACAGGGAACTCTGTGGTGATCTGGGTGGCTGGATTCAAACTTAAG CCAAAGGTCACCAACGTGTGGTTGGTGAATCTGGCGATAGCAGACCTGATCTTCTGCTTTACACGAGTTTTCTCTCTCACTAAGAAGCTCTTCTTTGAGCACTGGCCTTTTGGTCTCTTCGTCTGCAAGTTCAATGGCTTCTTCAAATATGCCAACATGTTCTGCTCCGTCTTCCTGCTGGCTGTGATCAGTCTGGATCGAGTGCTCTGCATCTGGCAGCCCATCTTCACAAAGCGTCGACGCACCATGTGGGTAGCGAGGATGGTGGCGGTCTGCGTCTGGATCGCAGCGATCCTCTTCAGCATTCCCTACTTCATCCATCGCCAAGTCTACCTGGGCAAGAAGAACCTAAGTAAGTGCTCTGTGGATCCGAAGGAGAAGGCAGAGGGGTACAACAGCACCAAAGCTGCTCTCTACTCCATCCGCTTCCTGTGTGGCTTCATATTTCCCTTCATGGTGATTCTGGTCTGTTATATCTTGGCCGCTGTAGGAATCAGACGCACCCGCCTCTCAGGGAAATCCCGCCCCCTGCGTATACTCGCAAGTTTGGTCATTGCCTTCTTCCTGTGTTGGGCACCTTACCATTGCCTCTTACTGGTGAAGATGGTGGACAATAAAAATGCAGTGGTGAAAATCTGGTACCCTGTAGCAAAGGGTGTTGCCTACTTTAACAGCTGTGTGAACCCATTGTTGTACTTCTGCATGGGGCTAGATGTGAGGGGGCGATTCAGGCAGAGTCTGATGGGTGTTTACAAAAGAGCTCTGGCAGACGATGTTGATGGACAGACAACTCACTCCAACGATCGCTCTTTGGATGAAACCTCAGTGTCAAAGCACAGCACTCTCATAGCGGAGGGATCAGGTCTGACAGCAATGGGTGTGGCTAAAGTTTAA
- the LOC113015201 gene encoding C3a anaphylatoxin chemotactic receptor-like, producing MFPNASLLTDTLKPEDDQATTVGINSIVHNVTIVLLMLTIVLGITGNSMVIWVAGFKLKLTITNVWLVNLAIADLIFCFTRIFALTRLFLSDHWPFGLFLCKFYGFFKYTNMFCSVFLLAVISLDRVLCIWQPVLTKRRRTLWTARVIAVCVWIAAILFSIPYFIHRRTYIDDNNLTKCSMNPKKMEEAHNSTKAALYSIRFLCGFIFPFMVILICYILAGVGIRRTRLVAKSRSLRILACLVIAFFLCWAPYHCLQLVRMINGDNALLKIWFTVAQSIAFFNSCVNPLLYFCMGLKMKHGLKQGLMGVYTRALADDTGGQITPCTDQSLD from the exons ATGTTTCCTAATGCCTCGCTGCTCACCGACACTCTCAAACCTGAGGATGACCAGGCAACTACTGTGGGCATCAATTCCATAGTGCACAATGTCACCATCGTCCTCTTAATGCTCACCATTGTGCTCGGCATCACAGGGAACTCCATGGTGATCTGGGTGGCTGGCTTCAAACTTAAg CTGACGATCACCAATGTGTGGCTGGTGAATTTGGCGATAGCAGACCTGATCTTCTGCTTCACACGAATCTTCGCCCTCACTCGGCTGTTCCTGTCAGACCACTGGCCTTTTGGCCTCTTCCTCTGCAAGTTCTATGGCTTCTTCAAATACACCAACATGTTCTGCTCTGTGTTCCTGCTGGCTGTGATCAGTCTGGATCGAGTGCTCTGCATCTGGCAGCCTGTCCTCACAAAGCGTCGACGCACCCTGTGGACAGCGAGGGTGATAGCAGTCTGTGTCTGGATTGCAGCGATCCTCTTCAGCATTCCCTACTTCATCCATCGACGAACTTACATAGACGACAACAACCTGACTAAATGTTCTATGAACCCAAAAAAGATGGAAGAGGCTCACAACAGCACCAAAGCTGCTCTCTATTCCATCCGTTTCTTGTGTGGCTTCATATTTCCCTTCATGGTCATTCTCATCTGTTACATCCTGGCTGGTGTGGGCATCAGACGTACCCGTTTGGTGGCAAAGTCCCGGTCTCTGCGTATACTAGCATGTTTGGTCATTGCTTTCTTCCTGTGCTGGGCACCTTATCACTGCCTCCAACTTGTGAGAATGATCAATGGTGATAATGCACTGCTGAAAATCTGGTTTACTGTAGCACAGAGCATTGCCTTCTTTAACAGCTGTGTGAACCCACTGCTTTACTTTTGCATGGGGCTAAAAATGAAGCATGGGCTTAAACAAGGTCTGATGGGAGTTTATACGAGGGCTCTGGCAGATGATACAGGTGGCCAAATTACTCCGTGCACTGATCAGTCTTTGGATTAA